From a single Planctellipticum variicoloris genomic region:
- a CDS encoding TadE family protein: MQVGKSIAARFRHGDHRRGWSRRAIVVLELILWLPVLMIFLAALIEFAILYQVDKQVAYASRFGAKIASEQSRINLRTLNTGNPSLLKSQIDSYLATVGLGPSCEVFLEHNVCSGHPFVQQSPPSIPAGCRCAPVQSPVRPLEPSPYPGSQAHPEFVRVTVCVRVAGNVPDLLDTFGFALKDATLRHSTTFRYEPVNSPPTPIMTVPVQSIDPMSVDLVAEPNFESPGGSQIVTSPPASTLVTITAPDNAPANTVVSVNLNSLASSDAEDPFGSLVFQWASAASLSSSSGTTTTATLPIPNSPGSQDRIVTLTVTDRCGRSQAAFITFRLVRL; this comes from the coding sequence ATGCAGGTCGGGAAATCGATTGCCGCCCGCTTTCGCCACGGCGATCACCGCCGCGGGTGGTCGCGTCGCGCCATCGTGGTGCTGGAACTGATCCTCTGGCTGCCCGTGCTGATGATCTTCCTGGCCGCACTGATCGAATTCGCCATTCTGTACCAGGTCGACAAGCAGGTGGCCTACGCCAGCCGGTTCGGGGCGAAGATCGCCTCCGAACAGTCGCGAATCAATCTGCGCACGCTGAATACGGGCAATCCGTCGCTGCTGAAATCTCAGATCGACAGCTACCTCGCCACCGTCGGACTGGGGCCCAGTTGCGAAGTCTTTCTGGAACACAACGTCTGCTCGGGTCATCCGTTCGTGCAGCAGAGCCCGCCGTCGATCCCGGCGGGATGTCGTTGTGCGCCGGTGCAATCCCCGGTGCGCCCACTGGAACCTTCGCCCTATCCCGGCAGCCAGGCGCACCCCGAATTTGTGCGGGTCACCGTCTGCGTGCGGGTCGCCGGGAATGTCCCGGATCTGCTCGACACGTTCGGCTTCGCCCTGAAGGACGCCACGCTGCGGCACTCGACGACGTTCCGCTACGAACCGGTCAACAGCCCGCCCACGCCGATTATGACGGTCCCGGTGCAGTCGATCGATCCGATGAGCGTCGATCTGGTGGCAGAGCCGAACTTCGAGTCGCCCGGCGGCAGCCAGATCGTGACTTCCCCGCCAGCTTCAACGCTCGTAACGATCACGGCGCCGGACAACGCGCCGGCGAATACCGTCGTCTCGGTCAATCTGAACTCGCTGGCGTCGAGCGACGCCGAGGATCCGTTCGGAAGCCTGGTCTTTCAGTGGGCTTCGGCGGCATCGCTGAGCAGCTCTTCCGGCACGACAACGACCGCGACGCTCCCGATACCAAACTCTCCCGGATCGCAAGATCGAATAGTGACTCTGACGGTGACCGACCGCTGCGGACGCTCACAGGCCGCCTTCATCACCTTCCGTCTGGTCCGCCTCTGA
- a CDS encoding Tad domain-containing protein, whose translation MWVIGLLPALALGMVVLTDVANLWLSHIELKNALDAAALSGVKTWGEGNSTGLARLDAQAAFVSNTVRGTVWSLDATSGGCNNGNVSSDGEIVLGAISDIGASNYAFDCAQVPGCVTGTFTALFAVETDPNGDTFQIQTGPGSATVANRTFRIEQFTQTSGASPLVLNSVELDLRDLRIASSVGGTPAMDDGFFDLKTAQSNSDNNRGIGTPPGPGNSLIAVNDAGVSPTFSFSGGAATEPRVMRVTLGSGLPPSTPGTNRFFWGTDTDNVGGNIGSGGGVGSAVQDFGGEFGTDASNAASSNPFTTTGATVRIVVSGQTLVGTLTRVNANRSTVFFDATISSSGQAFGVRARKTIQVPSITGNLLGQTFGPYNVTAESYARYVCFSGNPQLIRINAYSCNCP comes from the coding sequence ATGTGGGTGATCGGATTGCTGCCGGCGCTCGCGCTGGGCATGGTCGTGCTGACCGACGTCGCCAATCTGTGGTTGAGTCACATCGAGCTGAAGAATGCCCTGGACGCCGCGGCGTTGTCCGGCGTGAAGACGTGGGGTGAAGGGAACAGCACCGGTCTGGCGCGGCTCGACGCACAAGCGGCGTTCGTGAGCAATACCGTACGCGGTACAGTCTGGTCTCTGGACGCAACCTCGGGCGGCTGCAATAACGGCAACGTTTCGAGCGATGGCGAGATCGTCCTCGGAGCCATCTCGGACATCGGCGCCAGCAACTACGCATTTGACTGCGCTCAGGTTCCCGGGTGCGTGACGGGAACCTTCACGGCACTCTTTGCCGTCGAGACCGATCCTAACGGGGATACCTTTCAAATCCAGACCGGCCCCGGATCCGCGACGGTAGCGAATCGAACATTCCGCATTGAACAATTCACTCAGACCAGCGGAGCCTCGCCGTTGGTGCTCAACAGTGTGGAGCTGGACCTTCGCGATCTGCGGATCGCCTCGTCCGTCGGTGGTACACCCGCAATGGATGACGGCTTTTTCGATCTGAAGACAGCTCAGTCGAACTCGGACAACAACCGCGGAATCGGGACTCCCCCCGGTCCTGGCAACAGCCTGATTGCCGTCAATGACGCCGGTGTCAGTCCGACATTCAGCTTTTCGGGCGGCGCCGCCACAGAACCGCGAGTCATGCGAGTCACCCTTGGCAGTGGATTGCCCCCCTCGACACCGGGCACAAATCGCTTCTTCTGGGGAACCGACACCGACAACGTAGGCGGAAACATCGGCTCAGGCGGTGGCGTAGGTTCCGCGGTCCAGGATTTTGGCGGCGAATTCGGGACGGACGCAAGCAACGCGGCCAGCTCCAATCCGTTTACGACCACCGGTGCGACAGTTCGAATCGTCGTCAGCGGTCAGACGCTGGTCGGCACGCTGACGCGCGTCAATGCGAATCGTTCGACCGTCTTTTTCGACGCGACGATTTCGTCGTCCGGCCAGGCGTTCGGCGTCCGCGCCCGCAAGACGATCCAGGTGCCCAGCATCACCGGCAACCTGCTCGGCCAGACCTTCGGCCCCTACAATGTGACCGCCGAGTCCTACGCCCGGTACGTCTGTTTCAGCGGCAATCCGCAGCTCATCCGGATCAACGCCTACTCCTGCAATTGCCCCTGA
- the speE gene encoding polyamine aminopropyltransferase, which translates to MPGALLAADLWISEYLTPCDVWQHGVTRLLAHRQTSFQEMSIVESGPYGKALVLDGKWQTCTGDEFLYHEPIVHVPCSLHGAPKTVLIAGGADGGALREALKWKSVERVVVADIDGEVIQACRELLPEIHQGAFDDPRAEIAVGDAWDYVASTPNTWDVIIADLTDPIEEGPAFKLFTREFFALCRNALRPGGLFVNQAGSMSPPLSHLLSRVVKTIGSVFPQTSLISANVPTYGSQWGLALASDRLLNTRPDPAVIDELLATSLQGQPLRMFDGQTLLGLLQWPKYLRDAVAAETCIYTVDAPPKFFGQSLGTGKS; encoded by the coding sequence ATGCCGGGCGCTTTGCTCGCTGCTGACCTCTGGATCAGCGAATACCTCACTCCCTGCGACGTCTGGCAGCATGGCGTCACGCGTTTACTCGCGCACCGTCAAACGTCTTTTCAGGAAATGTCCATCGTCGAGTCGGGTCCGTATGGCAAAGCCCTCGTTCTCGACGGCAAGTGGCAGACTTGCACTGGCGACGAATTCCTCTATCACGAGCCGATCGTCCACGTTCCCTGTTCGCTGCACGGCGCACCGAAGACGGTTCTGATTGCCGGCGGGGCCGACGGCGGCGCCCTCCGCGAAGCCCTGAAGTGGAAGTCGGTCGAGCGGGTTGTCGTCGCCGATATTGACGGCGAAGTCATTCAGGCCTGCCGGGAGCTCCTCCCCGAAATCCACCAGGGAGCGTTCGACGACCCGCGGGCCGAGATCGCTGTCGGCGACGCCTGGGACTATGTCGCCTCCACGCCGAACACCTGGGACGTGATCATCGCGGACCTGACCGATCCGATCGAAGAAGGCCCTGCCTTCAAGCTCTTTACCCGCGAGTTCTTCGCCCTCTGCCGAAATGCGCTGCGGCCGGGGGGCCTGTTCGTCAACCAGGCCGGTTCGATGTCTCCGCCGCTGTCGCATCTGCTCAGCCGGGTCGTCAAGACGATCGGCTCCGTCTTCCCCCAGACGTCGCTGATCTCGGCGAACGTCCCGACTTACGGCTCGCAGTGGGGCTTGGCGCTGGCCAGCGATCGGCTGCTCAACACCCGGCCGGATCCCGCTGTAATTGACGAACTGCTGGCGACGTCGCTGCAGGGGCAGCCGCTGCGAATGTTCGACGGTCAGACGCTGCTGGGGCTGCTGCAGTGGCCCAAGTATCTCCGCGACGCGGTCGCCGCAGAGACCTGCATCTACACCGTCGATGCTCCGCCGAAGTTCTTCGGTCAGTCGCTCGGCACGGGGAAATCCTGA
- the glpK gene encoding glycerol kinase GlpK, translating to MSRCILALDQGTTSSRAIAFGEQAQVLSVAQREFPQLYPSPGHVEHDPEAIWESQLATAKQALHQAGCSATKVAAIGVTNQRETTVLWDRQTGKPVSNAIVWQSRITADICARHKANGEEEVVRQKTGLVLDPYFSGTKIEYLLAQSPDLRARAERGDILFGTIDSFLFWRLSGGKLHITDASNASRTLLFNLQTGDWDDELLKLFGVPRAMLPQVRASSEVYGETDSSLFGRPIPLAGCAGDQQAATFGQTCFAPGSAKNTYGTGCFLLLNTGNTPVHSQHGLLTTVAWKIGDVTTYALEGAVFVAGAAVQWLRDGLNVIASAGETEALAASLTQNDGVYLVPAFVGLGAPYWDPQARGILVGLTRGTSRAHLARAALEAMAYQTCDVLQAMQQDLAAQPQGGSSALTVLQVDGGATANSWLMQFQADLLGLPVRRPVVQETTALGAAYLAGLAVGVWQNQDELRKHWALDREFRPEIAAESRASLYAGWRRAVERSRGWAVEG from the coding sequence ATGTCGCGCTGCATTCTGGCTCTCGATCAGGGAACGACCTCCAGTCGGGCCATTGCGTTTGGCGAACAGGCGCAGGTGCTGTCGGTCGCGCAGCGGGAGTTTCCGCAGCTCTATCCGTCGCCCGGCCACGTTGAGCACGATCCAGAGGCGATCTGGGAATCGCAGCTTGCCACGGCGAAGCAGGCGCTGCATCAGGCCGGCTGCTCCGCCACGAAAGTCGCTGCGATCGGCGTGACGAACCAGCGGGAAACGACGGTCCTGTGGGACCGCCAGACCGGCAAGCCCGTTTCCAACGCCATCGTCTGGCAGAGCCGGATCACTGCCGACATCTGTGCCCGACACAAGGCCAACGGTGAAGAAGAAGTCGTCCGGCAGAAAACTGGCCTGGTGCTCGATCCCTACTTCTCCGGTACGAAGATCGAATACCTGCTCGCGCAGAGCCCTGACCTGCGCGCCCGGGCCGAACGGGGCGACATCCTCTTCGGGACAATTGACAGTTTTCTCTTCTGGCGACTCTCTGGCGGCAAACTCCATATTACGGATGCAAGCAACGCCAGCCGGACGCTGCTGTTCAATCTGCAGACAGGCGACTGGGACGACGAACTGCTGAAGCTGTTCGGCGTTCCGCGGGCCATGCTGCCCCAGGTGCGGGCCTCGAGCGAGGTCTACGGCGAGACCGATTCGTCTCTCTTCGGCCGTCCGATTCCGCTGGCCGGTTGTGCCGGCGATCAGCAGGCGGCGACCTTCGGTCAGACCTGCTTTGCTCCCGGCAGCGCCAAGAACACCTATGGGACCGGCTGCTTCCTGCTGCTCAACACGGGAAATACTCCGGTGCATTCGCAGCACGGATTGCTGACGACGGTCGCCTGGAAGATCGGCGACGTGACGACCTATGCTCTCGAAGGGGCCGTCTTCGTTGCGGGGGCCGCGGTTCAGTGGCTGCGGGACGGGCTCAACGTGATCGCCTCGGCCGGCGAAACGGAGGCTCTGGCGGCGTCGCTGACTCAGAATGACGGCGTCTATCTGGTCCCTGCCTTCGTGGGTCTCGGCGCCCCCTACTGGGATCCTCAGGCCCGCGGCATCCTTGTCGGACTGACGCGCGGCACCAGCCGCGCCCACCTGGCCCGCGCCGCCCTCGAAGCGATGGCCTATCAGACCTGCGACGTCCTGCAGGCCATGCAGCAGGACCTCGCCGCTCAACCACAGGGGGGTTCCAGCGCTTTGACCGTTCTGCAGGTTGACGGCGGCGCCACCGCGAACTCGTGGCTGATGCAGTTCCAGGCAGACTTGCTCGGACTGCCGGTTCGTCGGCCCGTCGTGCAGGAAACCACGGCTCTTGGAGCGGCCTATCTGGCCGGCCTGGCTGTCGGCGTCTGGCAGAATCAGGACGAACTTCGCAAGCACTGGGCTCTCGACCGGGAGTTTCGACCGGAGATTGCCGCCGAGTCGCGCGCCAGCCTCTACGCCGGCTGGCGGCGCGCGGTGGAACGCTCGCGCGGCTGGGCCGTCGAAGGTTAA
- a CDS encoding sulfatase: MRLLLSLCLLSLVVPVAGAAEATSKRPNIVLILTDDQRFDTLGCLGHPVLKTPHLDALANRGTIFRNSFVTTSICAISRACLITGQYASRHGIQNFAKPLTAEQLASSFPVRLRQAGYRTGLVGKWGLGGQLPKDSWDYFTGYSGQGQYFKPGEKGTGEHLTDTQRDEALQFLAGCNADQPFLLQVYTKAAHCQDGDAWQYQPAPRYKTLYEDVTYPRPVTATETDFQAQPHFLQTSEAHNRWKLRFTEELFQPTVRDYFRLVQGIDDLAGALTARLKEQGLAENTVFIFTSDNGHYLGEHGLAGKWFMHEESIRVPLFVSDPRVATGARGQNRQEFALTIDIAPTIFDLAGVAPSPGLQGRSLAPIVRGEQPANWRPEYYYEHRFVHPHIAQTEGIRTARWKYTRYISETPVYEELFDLAADPYERKNLANQPESTAVLAELRQKTDAAYAEIK; this comes from the coding sequence ATGCGACTGCTGCTGAGTCTCTGCCTTCTGTCGCTGGTGGTCCCCGTCGCCGGGGCCGCGGAGGCCACGTCAAAACGGCCGAACATCGTCCTGATCCTCACTGACGATCAGCGGTTTGACACGCTCGGGTGCCTGGGGCATCCCGTCCTCAAAACGCCTCACCTCGACGCTTTGGCGAACCGCGGCACAATCTTCCGCAACTCGTTCGTGACGACATCGATCTGTGCGATCAGCCGGGCCTGCCTGATCACAGGCCAGTATGCCTCCCGACACGGCATTCAGAACTTCGCCAAACCGCTGACTGCCGAGCAGCTCGCCAGCTCGTTCCCCGTTCGTCTCCGGCAGGCCGGCTATCGGACGGGCCTGGTCGGTAAATGGGGGCTGGGAGGCCAGCTTCCCAAAGACTCCTGGGATTATTTCACGGGCTACAGCGGTCAGGGGCAGTATTTCAAGCCGGGCGAAAAGGGGACCGGCGAACATCTGACCGATACCCAGCGGGACGAAGCGCTGCAGTTCCTCGCAGGCTGCAATGCCGACCAGCCCTTCCTGCTGCAGGTCTACACCAAAGCCGCCCACTGCCAGGACGGCGATGCGTGGCAATACCAGCCCGCTCCGCGCTACAAGACCCTCTACGAAGACGTCACCTATCCACGTCCCGTGACAGCCACAGAAACCGACTTCCAGGCGCAACCGCACTTCCTGCAGACCTCCGAAGCCCATAACCGCTGGAAGCTGCGGTTCACCGAAGAGCTGTTTCAGCCGACTGTCCGGGACTACTTCCGGTTGGTCCAGGGGATCGACGACCTCGCGGGGGCTCTGACGGCGCGACTCAAGGAGCAGGGGCTCGCGGAAAACACCGTCTTCATCTTCACCTCGGACAACGGGCACTACCTCGGCGAACACGGCCTCGCCGGCAAGTGGTTCATGCACGAGGAGTCGATTCGGGTGCCGCTGTTCGTCTCCGATCCCCGCGTCGCGACCGGCGCCCGGGGTCAGAATCGCCAGGAATTCGCCCTGACCATCGATATCGCCCCGACGATCTTCGATCTCGCCGGCGTTGCCCCCTCCCCTGGCCTGCAGGGCCGGAGCCTGGCGCCCATCGTGCGGGGAGAGCAGCCCGCCAACTGGCGACCGGAATACTACTACGAGCATCGGTTCGTCCATCCGCACATCGCGCAGACCGAAGGGATTCGCACTGCGCGCTGGAAATACACCCGCTACATTTCCGAAACGCCGGTTTACGAAGAACTGTTCGATCTCGCCGCCGATCCCTATGAGCGGAAGAATCTGGCGAATCAGCCCGAGTCGACAGCCGTTCTGGCGGAGCTGCGTCAGAAAACGGATGCCGCGTACGCGGAAATCAAGTAA
- a CDS encoding prolyl oligopeptidase family serine peptidase → MVLRGVLAVILAGGVSTSMADEFKYPATKTVDQVDEFHGKSVADPYRWLEDDVRESADVKAWVEAQNKLTFGFLEQIAERNVIRERLTKLWNYEKFSAPSRKGPRYVFSKNNGLQNQFVLYTQDTLDAEPAVLIDPNTWSKDGTVALAGTAFSKDGKYLAYGVQDAGSDWRVWRVMEVATRKLLDDELRWVKFNEPSWLKDGSGFFYARYPEPESGAAFQTLNLNQKIYFHKLGTKQSEDVLVFERPDEPKWGFQASVSDDGKYVVITTWIGTDDKYRIFYKPVADLAAPAVELIDNFDHEYTFLGNDGSTFYFRTDLDAPRKRVIAIDIEKPKPADWRELIPQAENVLSGVSLVGNTFIAEYLKDAVSQIKLFDTAGKFVRDLSLEGIGSAGGFTGDREDTETFYTFSSFATPPSIYRHDLQTGETKLIRRANVDVNPENYVVRQVFATSKDGTRVPMFIAHKKGLPLDGNQPTLLYGYGGFNIPLTPGFSVSRVLWMQMGGVMAVANLRGGGEYGEDWHKAGTKLKKQNVFDDFIASAEWLIANKYTSPKKLAIQGGSNGGLLVGACITQRPDLFAAALPAVGVMDMLRFHRFTAGRFWVDDYGSADDPDEFQALYAYSPYHNLKPGTAYPATLVTTADTDDRVVPGHSFKFAARLQASHEGPNPVLIRIETRAGHGSGKPTAKIIEEAADQWAFLVRVLGMKLPE, encoded by the coding sequence ATGGTCTTACGCGGCGTGCTGGCGGTAATTCTGGCCGGGGGAGTGAGTACGTCGATGGCGGATGAATTCAAATATCCCGCAACGAAGACCGTCGATCAGGTGGACGAGTTCCACGGCAAGTCGGTCGCCGATCCTTACCGGTGGCTCGAGGACGACGTGCGAGAAAGCGCCGACGTCAAAGCCTGGGTCGAGGCGCAGAACAAACTGACGTTCGGATTTCTGGAGCAGATCGCCGAGCGGAACGTGATCCGCGAGCGGCTGACGAAACTCTGGAACTACGAAAAGTTCTCCGCGCCCTCGCGGAAGGGACCGCGCTACGTCTTCAGCAAGAACAACGGCCTGCAGAACCAGTTCGTCCTCTACACTCAAGACACGCTCGACGCCGAACCGGCAGTCCTGATCGACCCCAATACCTGGTCGAAGGACGGCACCGTCGCCCTGGCGGGGACCGCTTTCAGCAAGGACGGCAAGTACCTGGCTTATGGCGTGCAGGACGCCGGTTCGGACTGGCGCGTCTGGCGCGTGATGGAAGTGGCGACCCGCAAGCTGCTCGACGACGAGTTGCGCTGGGTCAAGTTCAACGAACCGAGCTGGCTGAAGGATGGCAGCGGATTCTTCTATGCCCGCTACCCGGAGCCGGAATCCGGAGCGGCCTTCCAGACGCTGAACCTCAACCAGAAGATCTACTTCCACAAACTCGGCACGAAGCAATCGGAAGATGTCCTCGTCTTCGAGCGGCCCGACGAACCGAAGTGGGGTTTCCAGGCTTCGGTGAGCGACGACGGCAAGTACGTGGTGATCACCACCTGGATCGGCACCGACGACAAGTACCGGATCTTCTACAAGCCCGTGGCAGACCTCGCCGCCCCGGCGGTCGAACTGATCGACAACTTCGACCACGAATACACATTCCTCGGCAACGACGGCAGCACGTTCTACTTCCGGACGGACCTCGACGCCCCCCGGAAGCGCGTGATCGCCATCGACATCGAGAAGCCGAAGCCCGCCGACTGGCGCGAGCTGATCCCGCAGGCCGAAAATGTCCTGTCGGGCGTCTCGCTGGTCGGGAACACGTTCATCGCCGAGTACCTCAAAGACGCTGTCTCGCAGATCAAGCTGTTTGACACCGCGGGCAAGTTCGTCCGCGACCTTTCGCTCGAAGGGATCGGCTCGGCGGGCGGCTTCACCGGCGACCGGGAAGACACCGAAACATTCTATACGTTCTCCAGCTTCGCGACGCCCCCCAGCATCTACCGCCATGATCTGCAGACCGGCGAGACGAAGCTGATCCGACGGGCCAACGTCGATGTCAATCCGGAGAACTACGTCGTCCGGCAGGTCTTCGCCACCAGCAAGGACGGCACCCGCGTGCCGATGTTCATCGCTCACAAGAAGGGGCTGCCGCTGGACGGCAATCAGCCGACGCTCCTCTACGGCTACGGCGGCTTCAATATTCCTCTCACACCCGGCTTCAGCGTCTCTCGCGTCCTCTGGATGCAGATGGGGGGCGTGATGGCGGTCGCCAACCTCCGCGGCGGCGGCGAGTATGGCGAAGACTGGCACAAGGCCGGCACCAAGCTCAAGAAGCAGAACGTCTTCGACGATTTCATCGCCTCCGCCGAGTGGCTGATTGCGAACAAGTATACGAGCCCGAAAAAGCTCGCCATTCAGGGAGGGAGCAACGGCGGTCTGCTGGTCGGCGCCTGCATCACGCAGCGGCCCGACCTGTTCGCAGCCGCCCTGCCCGCCGTCGGCGTGATGGACATGCTCCGCTTCCACCGCTTCACCGCGGGACGGTTCTGGGTCGACGACTACGGCTCGGCCGACGATCCCGACGAATTTCAGGCCCTGTACGCCTACTCGCCCTATCACAATCTCAAGCCGGGGACGGCCTACCCCGCGACTCTGGTGACGACTGCGGACACCGATGACCGCGTGGTTCCGGGCCACAGTTTCAAATTCGCCGCCCGTCTGCAGGCGTCGCATGAAGGACCGAATCCGGTGCTGATCCGGATCGAAACCCGCGCCGGACATGGTTCGGGCAAGCCGACCGCCAAGATCATTGAGGAGGCCGCCGACCAATGGGCCTTCCTGGTCCGAGTCCTCGGCATGAAGCTGCCGGAATAG
- a CDS encoding zinc-dependent peptidase — MLGWWKAWRRKKRLAQPFPEECEQLVQTRCRHFHGLSDAERQLLRERTLLFIDEKQWEGCNGVVVTAEMQVTIASHAALMGLGFPEIPFERLLSVLIYPDTFVARQPRRTPWGPMDQDLPLLGQAAYQGPVLFSWREVARDCFEAPAGRNVVIHEFAHLLDMADHNVDGAPALSTPEQANAWAEIVPLEFRKLQRLTEQGRRTLFDAYGATNEAEFFAVTCETFFERPREMAEKHPRLYELYRGYYRQDPAERIR, encoded by the coding sequence GTGCTGGGCTGGTGGAAAGCGTGGCGACGGAAGAAGCGTCTGGCGCAGCCGTTTCCGGAGGAGTGCGAGCAACTGGTGCAGACCCGCTGCCGGCACTTTCACGGACTCTCCGACGCCGAGCGCCAGCTTCTGCGGGAGCGAACGCTGCTGTTTATCGATGAGAAGCAATGGGAAGGCTGCAATGGCGTCGTCGTGACGGCGGAAATGCAGGTCACGATCGCCTCGCACGCGGCCCTGATGGGGCTCGGCTTCCCGGAGATCCCCTTTGAACGTCTGCTGTCGGTGCTGATCTACCCGGACACATTCGTCGCCCGGCAGCCCCGGCGAACTCCCTGGGGACCGATGGATCAGGATCTGCCGCTGCTCGGACAGGCCGCCTACCAGGGGCCGGTGCTGTTCTCCTGGCGCGAAGTTGCTCGCGACTGCTTCGAGGCCCCCGCGGGGCGCAACGTCGTGATTCACGAATTCGCCCACCTGCTGGATATGGCCGACCACAACGTCGACGGCGCCCCTGCGTTGTCCACGCCGGAGCAGGCGAACGCCTGGGCCGAAATCGTGCCTCTCGAATTCCGCAAGCTGCAGCGACTGACCGAACAAGGTCGCCGAACCCTGTTCGACGCCTACGGCGCGACCAACGAGGCCGAATTCTTCGCCGTCACCTGCGAGACATTCTTTGAGCGTCCCCGCGAGATGGCCGAAAAACACCCGCGGCTCTACGAGCTGTACCGGGGCTATTACCGGCAGGATCCGGCGGAGCGAATTCGTTGA
- a CDS encoding M42 family metallopeptidase has translation MLTDAESQFLKDLLHAPSPSGFERPVQNVVREYARSFGAEVRTDWHGNVIVVVNPGGSPRIMLAGHCDQIGLLVKHVDDRGFLWVHAIGGWDPQVLIGQAVQVWTRQGPISGVIARKPIHLLSPEERKVVPEIKNLWVDIAVRDGEEARSLVEIGDPITVQLGFRPLRNNLVCGPAMDNKVGVWTVITAARRVAEGNPQAAVYAVSTVQEEIGLRGVQTSAFQIDPQLGIVVDVTHATDCPTVEESQFGRVKVGQGPVLYRGPNVNPVVLERLQQQAGASGIPTQLNGLAVPASNDAAQLQLSRGGVATGLVCIPNRYMHSPVEVVSLDDLDHAATLIAKFCLSVTPVCDFTP, from the coding sequence ATGCTGACCGACGCGGAATCCCAGTTTCTCAAAGACCTCCTCCACGCACCCAGCCCGTCGGGATTCGAGCGTCCGGTGCAGAATGTCGTGCGGGAGTATGCGCGGTCATTCGGGGCGGAAGTTCGAACGGACTGGCACGGCAACGTCATCGTCGTCGTCAATCCGGGGGGATCGCCCCGGATTATGCTGGCGGGGCATTGCGACCAGATCGGCCTGCTGGTCAAACACGTCGACGACCGGGGCTTTCTCTGGGTTCATGCGATTGGCGGCTGGGATCCGCAGGTGCTGATCGGCCAGGCGGTTCAGGTCTGGACCCGCCAGGGGCCGATCAGCGGCGTCATCGCCCGTAAGCCGATCCATCTGCTCTCACCCGAGGAACGGAAAGTTGTCCCGGAAATCAAGAACCTGTGGGTCGACATTGCCGTCCGCGACGGCGAGGAAGCCCGGTCGCTGGTCGAGATCGGCGATCCGATCACCGTCCAGCTTGGCTTCCGCCCGTTGCGGAACAATCTGGTCTGCGGACCGGCCATGGACAACAAAGTCGGCGTCTGGACGGTGATCACCGCGGCTCGGCGCGTCGCCGAGGGGAACCCGCAAGCGGCAGTCTATGCGGTCTCGACCGTGCAGGAAGAAATCGGTCTGCGAGGGGTGCAGACGAGTGCGTTTCAGATCGATCCGCAGCTCGGCATTGTCGTGGACGTGACGCACGCCACCGACTGCCCGACGGTTGAGGAGTCGCAGTTCGGCCGCGTGAAGGTCGGCCAGGGGCCGGTCCTCTACCGCGGCCCGAATGTGAACCCGGTCGTCCTGGAGCGACTGCAGCAACAGGCCGGGGCGTCGGGAATCCCGACGCAGCTCAATGGTCTGGCGGTTCCCGCCAGCAACGACGCCGCCCAGTTGCAGCTATCCCGGGGCGGGGTGGCAACCGGCCTGGTCTGCATTCCGAACCGCTACATGCACAGCCCGGTGGAAGTCGTCTCGCTGGACGACCTCGACCACGCGGCGACGCTGATCGCGAAGTTCTGCCTGTCGGTGACGCCGGTGTGCGATTTTACGCCGTGA